A part of Paenibacillus sp. IHBB 10380 genomic DNA contains:
- a CDS encoding TIGR03826 family flagellar region protein has protein sequence MNLGNCPRCGKLYATNIRDMCTNCFKEIESECLLCTEFLRKNRGATIHEVSEATEVSISRITKFIRDGRISIIDAPNLAVPCEVCGASIREGHMCDSCRTRLTKEFSEAGDDDRNKDYRSKSQGQGAYGVLDKYNK, from the coding sequence ATGAATCTGGGAAATTGTCCGCGTTGTGGTAAATTGTATGCCACCAATATAAGAGATATGTGTACGAACTGTTTCAAAGAAATTGAGAGTGAATGTCTATTATGTACAGAGTTTCTTCGCAAGAACAGAGGGGCGACGATTCATGAAGTATCCGAGGCAACAGAGGTTTCGATTAGTAGAATAACTAAATTTATTCGTGATGGCCGCATTTCTATCATAGATGCGCCTAATTTAGCTGTTCCTTGCGAAGTTTGTGGTGCTTCTATTCGTGAAGGACATATGTGTGATTCTTGTCGGACTCGTCTGACTAAAGAATTCAGTGAGGCTGGGGATGACGATCGTAATAAGGATTACAGGAGCAAATCGCAAGGTCAAGGAGCATATGGAGTCCTAGATAAATACAATAAATAG
- a CDS encoding ComF family protein: MNVIHRLIDGLHGLLAPPGELCIACGRRTKISKEYFGICTSCAAGIPWITNPRCRHCGRAFGCPDCIREGEIERSFVCNRSAVMYNESMRGWLAQYKYRGNEKYGALLVSMLSYAYRLLLQEIALSKVTVTERGSFDGVTYVPVSSVRLAERGFNQAEQLAAGLASQHRISLMPLLERREHTEKQSFKTRQQRILSMQEAFITNTSVIEDLTTRWLRGQQRGLDRRMNVVMRILIVDDIYTTGSTINACATVLRNSFLQLGVSVEIYSLTWARS, translated from the coding sequence GTGAACGTTATTCACCGACTTATCGATGGTCTGCATGGATTGTTAGCTCCACCGGGTGAACTTTGTATAGCTTGTGGAAGAAGGACAAAGATATCGAAAGAATACTTTGGTATATGTACCTCGTGTGCAGCTGGCATCCCGTGGATTACGAATCCAAGATGCCGCCATTGTGGCAGGGCTTTTGGCTGTCCTGATTGTATTAGAGAGGGAGAGATAGAACGTTCCTTCGTGTGTAATCGGAGCGCAGTTATGTATAATGAGTCGATGAGGGGATGGCTCGCTCAGTATAAATATAGAGGAAATGAAAAGTATGGTGCATTACTCGTATCCATGCTTAGTTATGCTTATAGACTTCTGTTGCAGGAAATAGCCCTTTCTAAGGTTACAGTAACGGAGCGAGGGTCATTTGATGGTGTGACCTATGTCCCCGTGAGTTCCGTACGACTTGCGGAACGTGGATTCAATCAAGCGGAGCAGCTTGCCGCTGGATTAGCATCCCAACATCGAATCTCCCTTATGCCACTTCTGGAACGAAGAGAACATACGGAGAAACAAAGCTTTAAAACAAGGCAGCAGCGAATTCTTTCCATGCAAGAAGCATTTATTACGAATACTTCTGTCATAGAGGATCTAACAACACGATGGTTACGCGGTCAGCAACGTGGTTTAGATAGAAGAATGAATGTAGTGATGCGTATATTAATAGTAGATGATATTTATACAACGGGGAGTACGATCAATGCTTGTGCTACGGTACTTAGGAACTCTTTTCTGCAACTTGGTGTTTCTGTAGAAATCTATAGTTTAACCTGGGCTCGATCGTAA
- a CDS encoding DEAD/DEAH box helicase, with the protein MKVVVYAIRYGGKWRINLSLDVRVDLLWWGHIESSESYKMVLLSSGLPLSWALRMKSVLSDRQSEEMNHWGLPQWKQYMKRVLQQELEGEAFHYSHNSLFSERDMWMWESHKGADMPWEGRNANYVEGCTRENEGISNMSKIKILWDALGKALGSGRQAGDIGSLLVMQEIAREADVLVAALRGRSLLAAEVNALMEETSPVMVSAWFTAAQLAYLQGQLVLSAGVAPAAAPSRGAPWRRREAPRCRRCGSEALGRTACASCGSAACAYCEACLALGRSRACTLLLRTAASPAVRGAAGGYPTEAMGRWGLSAAQANAASAALRFLAQPPMRGANGVGPTEAKGRWGLNAAQGTAKGPARFLLWAVTGAGKTEMIFPLLDSILQVGGRVLVATPRRDVVLELAPRLAKAFPDESVVTLYGGSTERWRPGLLTLATTHQLMRFYQAFDLVVIDELDAFPYHNDPMLAFAAYHACKPAGKFVYLSATPPQVLQREVARGTVGHARVPVRFHGHPLPVPKRVSLKLLAQCLCKPILLRPLFKELKHSLNRGAQVFVFVSRIRHIQPLVEKLRKEFNSIEVEGTSSVDPLRGEKVMAFRQTTIRLLVTTTILERGVTVPKSDVYVVDADSDLFDEASLVQMAGRAGRSSSDPAGAVVFASSEWTRSQRKAISQIKTMNRIARKKGYLHKHRS; encoded by the coding sequence ATGAAAGTTGTAGTGTATGCGATTCGTTATGGTGGGAAGTGGCGTATAAATCTCTCGCTAGATGTCAGGGTAGATCTATTATGGTGGGGACATATAGAGTCTTCAGAGTCGTATAAGATGGTACTGTTGTCTAGCGGGTTGCCACTTAGCTGGGCGCTTAGAATGAAGAGTGTGTTAAGTGATAGACAAAGTGAAGAGATGAATCACTGGGGGTTGCCTCAGTGGAAACAATATATGAAACGTGTGTTGCAGCAGGAACTTGAGGGAGAAGCTTTCCATTATTCTCATAACAGCTTATTCAGTGAGCGTGACATGTGGATGTGGGAATCTCACAAGGGGGCAGACATGCCATGGGAAGGAAGGAATGCGAACTATGTAGAGGGATGTACTAGAGAGAATGAGGGTATAAGCAACATGTCGAAGATAAAGATTCTATGGGATGCATTAGGAAAGGCATTGGGAAGTGGGCGACAAGCTGGAGATATAGGTAGCTTGTTAGTTATGCAAGAGATAGCTAGAGAAGCAGATGTGCTAGTGGCCGCATTGCGTGGCCGCTCATTATTAGCGGCGGAAGTGAATGCATTAATGGAGGAGACCTCGCCAGTTATGGTCTCTGCTTGGTTCACGGCTGCACAGCTGGCCTATCTTCAGGGCCAGCTTGTCCTTAGCGCAGGCGTTGCTCCTGCCGCAGCGCCATCCCGCGGCGCACCTTGGCGGCGGCGCGAAGCCCCCCGCTGCCGGCGCTGCGGCAGCGAAGCCCTTGGCCGCACGGCATGCGCCTCGTGCGGCAGCGCGGCTTGCGCCTACTGCGAGGCCTGCCTCGCGCTCGGGCGTAGCCGCGCTTGTACGCTGCTGCTTCGCACAGCAGCGAGTCCGGCCGTGCGTGGCGCGGCCGGGGGTTACCCCACCGAGGCCATGGGCCGGTGGGGGCTTAGCGCAGCGCAGGCGAACGCAGCCAGCGCCGCGCTAAGGTTCTTGGCGCAGCCGCCCATGCGCGGCGCGAATGGGGTTGGCCCCACCGAGGCCAAGGGCCGGTGGGGGCTGAACGCAGCGCAGGGCACAGCCAAGGGTCCCGCCCGCTTCCTCCTCTGGGCGGTCACGGGGGCGGGGAAGACGGAAATGATATTCCCACTGCTGGATTCCATCCTTCAGGTGGGAGGGCGTGTACTTGTAGCCACTCCGCGTAGGGATGTCGTCCTGGAATTGGCGCCACGACTTGCTAAGGCTTTTCCAGATGAATCTGTAGTTACTCTTTATGGAGGGAGTACCGAGCGATGGAGACCAGGTTTATTAACTCTAGCCACTACGCATCAATTAATGCGTTTCTATCAAGCGTTTGATCTCGTTGTTATTGATGAGCTGGATGCCTTCCCTTATCATAATGATCCAATGCTGGCTTTTGCCGCCTATCATGCTTGTAAACCTGCTGGTAAATTTGTGTATCTATCAGCGACGCCACCCCAAGTACTTCAGAGAGAAGTAGCTAGAGGGACAGTAGGACATGCAAGGGTACCTGTACGATTCCATGGTCACCCACTTCCTGTGCCGAAGCGAGTCTCGCTGAAGTTATTAGCACAATGTCTTTGCAAGCCCATATTACTGAGGCCGCTCTTCAAAGAACTGAAGCACTCCCTCAATCGAGGTGCGCAGGTATTTGTATTCGTATCCCGTATTCGTCATATTCAGCCTCTAGTAGAGAAACTGAGGAAAGAATTTAATTCGATTGAGGTCGAAGGAACCTCATCAGTAGATCCACTACGTGGAGAGAAAGTGATGGCCTTTCGGCAGACAACAATCCGATTACTCGTGACTACAACGATATTGGAGAGAGGTGTGACCGTTCCCAAGAGTGATGTATATGTGGTTGATGCAGATAGTGACTTATTCGATGAAGCCTCTCTTGTACAGATGGCCGGACGGGCTGGGCGTTCTTCTAGTGACCCTGCAGGCGCTGTCGTCTTTGCTTCATCGGAATGGACGCGTTCACAGCGAAAAGCAATCAGTCAGATCAAGACCATGAACCGCATAGCAAGGAAGAAGGGATATTTACATAAGCACAGATCATGA
- a CDS encoding response regulator transcription factor, whose protein sequence is MVSIDSGKSNIKVLLADDHQLFREGLKRILNMEEDMEVIGECGDGIQVLEFCNDEKPDIVLMDINMPLKNGVEATEKLRGLFPDIRVIILSIHDDESYVFETLRKGANGYLLKDMEAESLINAIRSVHEGYAFIHPKVTGKLIQQLRRMTYVNEAGAMSESTIKEAGVKFVGGENNPLTRRESEVLRLMAEGKSNKMIGEFLFISEKTVKNHVSSILSKMDVDDRTQAVINAIKYGWVTL, encoded by the coding sequence ATGGTGAGCATTGATTCTGGGAAGAGTAATATAAAAGTCCTTTTGGCTGATGATCATCAGTTGTTTCGCGAAGGTCTTAAGCGAATTCTGAATATGGAAGAGGACATGGAGGTTATCGGGGAATGTGGCGATGGCATTCAGGTGCTAGAATTCTGTAATGACGAGAAACCTGATATTGTCCTTATGGATATAAATATGCCTCTAAAGAATGGTGTGGAGGCAACGGAGAAGCTTCGGGGATTATTCCCTGATATAAGAGTTATCATACTATCTATTCATGATGATGAGAGTTATGTATTTGAGACGTTACGCAAAGGTGCGAATGGTTACCTATTGAAAGATATGGAGGCTGAGTCTCTTATAAATGCTATTCGTTCTGTTCATGAAGGTTATGCATTCATTCACCCTAAAGTGACGGGTAAATTGATTCAGCAACTGCGCCGCATGACGTATGTGAACGAGGCTGGTGCTATGAGTGAAAGTACGATTAAAGAAGCTGGTGTTAAGTTTGTTGGTGGGGAGAATAATCCGCTGACGCGCCGGGAATCTGAAGTACTTCGTCTTATGGCTGAAGGAAAGAGTAACAAGATGATTGGTGAGTTCCTCTTCATCAGTGAGAAGACAGTTAAGAATCATGTTAGTAGCATTCTTAGTAAGATGGACGTGGATGATCGGACACAAGCTGTTATTAATGCAATTAAATATGGGTGGGTAACCTTGTAG
- a CDS encoding sensor histidine kinase, translating into MDFQAEAIDKVIKNAIEVVESSKYQMYEILESARDELATLNQELQFVIQETTVTLDRVDQLEINYRRSRIRLTEVSRDFVRYKEEDIKQAYEKATQLQLDLMIYREKEMYLKARRDELQKRSRSVENSVARAESVGSQMGVVMEYLTGEIGQVNKIIKTAKNRQLIGLKIILAQEEERKRIAREIHDGPAQLLANLVLRTEIVERMIAKQDFNMVQAEIVDLKGQVRASLEEMRKVIFNLRPMALDDLGLIPTLRKYVHDFEEKTRIRSSFETRGMEQRFSSAMEAAIYRLVQEAITNAFKHANPTHVVVEMTFQAQMVKIVIQDNGCGFKISLIEQKRNEHFGLMGMRERVELLEGRMEILSELGQGTKIVIHIPTNVDKTKGVTHGEH; encoded by the coding sequence GTGGATTTTCAAGCTGAAGCAATAGATAAAGTAATCAAGAACGCTATTGAAGTGGTGGAGAGTAGTAAATATCAAATGTATGAGATCTTAGAGAGTGCTAGGGATGAATTAGCTACTCTTAATCAAGAGCTTCAATTTGTGATACAGGAAACTACGGTTACTCTCGATCGAGTTGATCAACTTGAAATAAACTATCGCCGATCAAGAATCCGGCTGACAGAAGTCAGCCGGGATTTTGTGAGGTATAAAGAAGAGGACATTAAACAGGCCTACGAGAAGGCTACCCAGTTACAGCTTGATCTGATGATTTATCGTGAGAAAGAGATGTATCTTAAGGCAAGACGAGATGAATTACAGAAGCGGTCTCGTAGTGTAGAGAATTCTGTAGCGCGCGCCGAGAGTGTCGGATCACAGATGGGTGTGGTTATGGAGTATCTAACCGGTGAGATTGGTCAAGTGAATAAGATCATTAAGACAGCCAAGAATCGGCAACTTATTGGATTGAAGATCATACTGGCTCAGGAAGAGGAACGCAAACGAATTGCGCGTGAAATACATGATGGCCCTGCACAATTGCTTGCAAATCTAGTTCTTAGGACGGAAATTGTTGAAAGAATGATAGCAAAGCAGGATTTTAATATGGTCCAAGCCGAAATAGTAGATTTGAAGGGTCAAGTCCGTGCCAGTCTTGAGGAGATGAGGAAGGTTATATTTAACCTCCGTCCGATGGCATTGGATGATTTAGGACTTATACCTACGTTACGTAAATATGTTCATGATTTTGAGGAAAAGACAAGAATTCGTTCATCGTTCGAGACAAGGGGAATGGAACAACGGTTTTCTTCTGCTATGGAAGCAGCTATTTATCGTCTTGTTCAGGAAGCAATCACAAACGCTTTCAAACATGCGAACCCTACGCATGTAGTGGTAGAAATGACATTTCAAGCACAAATGGTCAAGATCGTTATACAAGATAATGGTTGTGGGTTCAAAATCAGTCTGATCGAACAGAAGAGAAATGAACATTTCGGATTAATGGGTATGCGTGAACGCGTGGAGCTATTAGAGGGTAGGATGGAAATCTTATCGGAGCTCGGTCAAGGTACCAAAATCGTAATACATATCCCGACAAATGTCGATAAAACGAAAGGAGTAACACATGGTGAGCATTGA
- a CDS encoding stalk domain-containing protein, producing the protein MKSNIEDNQSRVVRSTGKKWLVITMAGLLWISPVLGSGIPLNGLYSSSEVSAASATVKKLGEEIITSGAILMKYEFTTTRSGSTAKALADVIRVDLNNPNVKLDVMNGKDGKFTTKQSTGGMAKENGAVAAVNGDYFITSGEGAQGAPLGGQITDGVLMSTPADLKGMYSFAVTTDGKPLIDEFAFEGSVTAQDGAEFPLSGINKTIYYPEGTGSTYSHVNAMYMYTSAWASTDRPKDSLSTPTEILVQNGVITQISNKGGLSISVPEDGYILRTHGTAANFANEHFTVGQTLDVKSMLRSETTGQQLDPSSIQTMIGGHTLLVNNGQASAFTREISTIAGVRSRTALGYSKDGRYAYIVAAEKNGNSSGMSLAELQTFMVNIGVWKGMNLDGGGSTTMMNRPLAESNTVLTFDTEYGTTQRSVVNAMGVFSTAKQGELKGFKISGGTSLLIGQEVAYSLKGYDTYYNPIDVTQSNLSWTASNSNVKVSGQKIVGVKPGTTTITAKSGQAKTSMEVKVLGASEISSLSIANSSALLKAGTKVSIPVTATTKDGQSKKISASALKWEFIGFKGKVQDDQLTVSSVDANAKVGYAIGRYDGFSTVVVLSGSATESIWENFENVSYPIKFTSNSAQVTGSATITQGSGDHANSKVMQLQYDMTKGSGKMYAYGELNGTTGKAIPATATSMSLDVEGDKSLNWLRAELIDHDGKTVYIDLAKTIDWSGWKTINVDLSGSNIKFPAQLKRLYVVNVEEGQDERALTGKVSFDNIKFTMPSLSSDANLPQAKATMNIGLKSMTVNGQKKAIDVAPLMANNTTYVPVRFVLDAFGGTASWDAANQRITVLRGSKMIDLTVGKKEFILNGKMISSQVAPFVKEGRTLIPLRLVSEQLGLNVKWEQSTKTVTIES; encoded by the coding sequence ATGAAAAGTAACATAGAAGACAATCAGAGTAGAGTGGTTAGATCGACAGGTAAAAAGTGGCTTGTCATTACGATGGCAGGCTTATTATGGATCAGTCCAGTACTAGGTAGCGGTATACCGCTGAACGGTCTTTATTCAAGTTCCGAAGTTAGCGCAGCCTCCGCGACGGTTAAGAAACTGGGAGAGGAGATTATTACCTCTGGAGCTATACTTATGAAATATGAGTTCACGACGACGCGTTCTGGATCGACTGCTAAGGCGCTGGCTGATGTGATCAGAGTGGATCTTAACAATCCTAATGTGAAACTTGATGTAATGAACGGTAAGGATGGTAAGTTCACTACCAAACAAAGTACAGGAGGCATGGCTAAGGAGAATGGAGCTGTGGCTGCTGTAAATGGTGATTATTTCATCACAAGTGGAGAAGGAGCTCAAGGAGCGCCTCTTGGTGGACAAATTACGGATGGCGTTCTGATGTCGACACCTGCCGATTTGAAAGGGATGTATTCCTTTGCAGTTACGACAGATGGGAAACCGCTAATTGACGAATTCGCTTTTGAAGGATCGGTAACAGCGCAAGATGGTGCGGAATTCCCTTTGTCCGGTATTAATAAAACAATATATTATCCTGAAGGTACAGGATCTACCTATAGTCATGTTAACGCTATGTATATGTATACTAGCGCATGGGCGTCGACAGACCGTCCTAAAGACAGCCTATCTACACCTACAGAAATACTGGTACAGAATGGTGTTATTACTCAAATATCCAATAAAGGCGGATTATCTATATCCGTGCCGGAAGACGGGTACATTCTGCGGACGCATGGAACAGCGGCTAATTTTGCGAATGAACATTTCACTGTGGGGCAGACATTGGACGTTAAATCGATGCTTCGCTCGGAGACTACAGGACAACAACTTGATCCTAGCTCAATTCAGACGATGATTGGTGGACATACGCTTCTGGTTAATAATGGTCAAGCATCAGCCTTTACACGTGAGATCAGTACGATTGCTGGTGTCCGCTCACGGACGGCGCTAGGTTACTCGAAGGATGGGCGATATGCCTATATCGTAGCAGCGGAGAAGAACGGGAATAGCTCTGGGATGTCCTTAGCTGAGCTTCAGACGTTCATGGTGAATATCGGGGTATGGAAGGGCATGAATCTAGATGGTGGTGGCTCTACAACCATGATGAATCGTCCCTTAGCTGAATCGAACACCGTGTTAACCTTTGATACGGAGTACGGCACAACTCAACGAAGTGTCGTGAATGCAATGGGTGTATTTAGTACAGCGAAACAGGGAGAGTTGAAAGGGTTCAAGATCAGTGGAGGCACTTCATTACTAATAGGACAGGAAGTAGCCTATTCACTTAAGGGATATGATACGTATTATAATCCGATAGATGTGACTCAAAGTAATCTAAGTTGGACCGCTAGTAATAGTAATGTAAAAGTTAGTGGACAGAAGATCGTTGGCGTTAAACCAGGTACAACTACTATTACTGCCAAAAGTGGTCAAGCCAAGACGAGTATGGAAGTGAAAGTGCTAGGTGCAAGTGAGATTTCAAGTCTAAGCATAGCGAACTCAAGTGCGTTACTGAAGGCAGGAACGAAGGTGTCTATTCCTGTCACAGCTACAACGAAAGATGGACAGAGTAAGAAAATTTCGGCGAGTGCTCTGAAATGGGAGTTTATAGGATTTAAAGGAAAGGTACAAGATGACCAGCTAACAGTCTCTTCCGTGGATGCTAATGCTAAAGTAGGTTATGCTATTGGACGTTATGACGGATTTAGTACGGTCGTAGTTCTCTCTGGATCTGCAACAGAAAGTATATGGGAGAATTTCGAGAATGTGAGCTATCCGATTAAATTCACAAGTAATTCGGCACAAGTAACGGGATCAGCAACGATTACCCAAGGTAGTGGCGATCATGCGAATTCGAAGGTAATGCAGCTTCAGTATGATATGACCAAAGGCAGTGGCAAGATGTACGCTTATGGTGAATTGAATGGTACAACAGGTAAAGCTATACCAGCCACCGCGACATCGATGTCCTTAGATGTAGAGGGAGATAAGAGTCTGAACTGGCTTCGTGCAGAACTGATAGATCATGATGGAAAGACGGTATATATCGATCTTGCCAAAACGATTGACTGGAGCGGTTGGAAGACGATTAATGTAGATTTAAGTGGAAGTAATATTAAATTCCCAGCTCAGTTGAAAAGATTATATGTGGTCAATGTCGAAGAAGGACAAGATGAGCGAGCATTAACGGGTAAAGTTTCTTTTGATAACATTAAGTTTACGATGCCTTCGCTGTCTAGTGATGCTAATCTACCTCAAGCAAAAGCGACGATGAATATAGGTCTCAAGTCCATGACTGTCAATGGTCAGAAGAAAGCGATAGATGTCGCTCCGCTTATGGCCAATAATACGACTTATGTTCCTGTACGCTTTGTTCTGGACGCTTTTGGTGGGACTGCGAGTTGGGATGCCGCTAACCAGAGGATAACGGTTCTTCGTGGAAGCAAGATGATCGATCTGACCGTGGGCAAGAAAGAGTTTATCCTTAATGGGAAGATGATTAGTTCTCAAGTAGCACCTTTTGTTAAAGAAGGCAGGACTTTAATTCCGCTACGCTTAGTGTCGGAGCAACTAGGTCTGAATGTGAAATGGGAACAAAGTACGAAGACCGTCACAATCGAATCATGA